The Rubricoccus marinus nucleotide sequence CGCGACCACGCCAGCGTGGCCGACTACAACGCGATCGCGGGCTGGGAAGGGGTCGCCGGGCTTTACGAGGCCGGCCGCGATATCAGGCTCTCGGTCTCGCTCGGCCTCTAGCCTGCTCAACCCGTCTGGGGCGGTCCCGTCGTGGGGCCGCTCCTGTGCGCCATGAAGCTCCGCCCGGCTCTTCTGCTCTGGCACCGCTGGTTCGGCCTCTTGGCCGCGCTGTGGCTGACCCTGCTCGCGCTGACCGGCTCGGCGATCGTGTACTACGACGAGCTAGACCGGCTCCTCGTCCCGGAGCAACGCACCGTCACTCCCGGCGGCGCGGCCGCCCCGCTGGATTCCGTCGCAGCGGCGGCGACGGCTGGGTACCCCGGCACCTACGCGCGCTTTTTCGATCTCGCCAACCGGCCCGACGAGACCACGCGCGTGTTCCTCGCCGACCGGCCGGATAGCGCGACGCCTCTGGCGCACGAGACGCACGTCTTCGTCGATCCGTACTCCGCCGAGGTGGCCGGCGCGCGAGAAGTGGGGCAGGTCCGCCTCGACCGACAGCACGCCATGGACGTGGTGTACGGGCTCCACGTCGACCTCTTGATGGGACACACGGCGGCGTGGTTGCTCGGCCTGCTGGGGATCCTGTGGGCGCTCGATCACATCGCAGGAGCGGCCCTCGCGCTTCCTCGGTTGTCGAAGTGGAAGCGGAGCTTTGTGGTCAAGTGGAAGGCGGGCGGCTACCGCCGGGACTACGACCTCCACCGGGCGGTCGGCCTCTGGCTCCTGCCCGTCACGCTTATGCTCGCGCTGAGCGGGGCCTACTTCAACTGGTACGACTACGCCGAAGCGGCGGCCTCGACCGTCTCGGAGCTCACGCCGCGCTACCCGTACACGCTTCCAGACCTCGACGCGCCACTTTACGACGCCCCGGTTCCGCTCGACCAGATCGTCGCAGCGGCTGCGGCAGAGGGCAACGGCCGCGGCGTCGACATGATCGGGTACATGCCAGCAAAGGGTGTCTACGAGGCCCGCGTGTTCTCGGTAGATGACATCGACTCGCACGGGCGCCAGCTCGTCACCGTCAGCGCGCAGACCGGCGCGGTGCTGGACAGCCGCCACCAATCGGAAGGGACCGCGGCGGACGCCGTTTTCGCGTGGCAGTACCCGCTCCACTCGGGGAAAGCGTTTGGAGGCATCGGCCGCTTTATCGTCTTCGTGTCGGGGATCGCGGTCGTCGCGCTCAACGTGACAGGGATCACGATCTGGTGGCGCAAGAGGCGATCCCGCAAACCGCGCCGGACCCGCCCCGCGGTCTGACTGGAATCTCCCACGGCGTGAACCGGACAAACGACCTCGTGATACGCCAGAGGCCTCTGGCGCAGTAGTCATTGGCGCCATTGGCGCGCGACCCGACATGGAGCGACTCCGGGACGTTCCGACAAGACCGATGCCTCTGGCACACCCACGGGCGACCAAGAGCTCGCATCTGATGCGCATATGTCCGACGCCTCTGGCGAGAGCAGAGGCCTTTCCAGTGGTGAGCCGTGCGTTTCCAACCGACTCCCGGTCGCGCCGGAACCCTCGCCACGTACGCGAGAACAACCCCGTCGGACGTCTGCGGAACCCGGCGCCAGAGGCCGGGTTGACGGGCGGCTCTAATTTTTGGCAATAACGGATTTTATGAACCCCATCTCCCCCTCGCTCTTCGCCGCCTCCGATCCCGAGCAGTCCATCCCGCTGCTCACGCCGGACGAGGAGCGCGAGATGCACACGTCCGAGCTCCCGGATGACCTCCCCATCCTCGCGCTCCGCAACACGGTCCTGTACCCGGGCGTCGTCCTGCCCATCACAGTCGGGCGCGACGCGAGCCTGAAGCTGGTCAAGGACGCGTATGGCGACGACCGGACGATCGGCGTGGTCGCGCAGAAAAGTGCCGAGACGGAGGACCCAGATCCTGCTGACCTCTACGAGGTGGGCACGGCGGCGACGATCCTCAAGCTGATCAAGATGCCCGACGGCTCCGTCAGCATCGTGATCCAGGGCAAGCGGCGGTTCGACCTCGGCGAGATCACCCAGACCGACCCCTACTTCCGCGCGAAGGTCTCCCCCATCGAAGAGGAAGACCCGGCCGAGGACGATGAGGCAGAGCTCTCCGCGCGCGTGCGGAGCATCAAGGAGCTCGCGGTGCAGATCGTCAACATGAGCCCCAACCTCCCCAGCGAGGCGGCCTACGCGATCCGCAACATCGAGAGCCCCGGCTTTCTCGTCCACTTTATCGCGAGCAACCTCCAGATCGACGTCGAGAAAAAGCAGGAGTTGCTGGAAACGCTGCCGCTCTTGGAGCGCGCGGCGCTCGTCCTGGAGCACCTGGAGCAGGAGATCCGCGTGCTGGAGATCAGCGAGGAGATCCGCTCCAAGGTCAAGACCGACGTGGACCAGCAGCAGCGGGAGTTTTTCCTGCGCCAGCAGCTCAAAGC carries:
- a CDS encoding PepSY-associated TM helix domain-containing protein encodes the protein MKLRPALLLWHRWFGLLAALWLTLLALTGSAIVYYDELDRLLVPEQRTVTPGGAAAPLDSVAAAATAGYPGTYARFFDLANRPDETTRVFLADRPDSATPLAHETHVFVDPYSAEVAGAREVGQVRLDRQHAMDVVYGLHVDLLMGHTAAWLLGLLGILWALDHIAGAALALPRLSKWKRSFVVKWKAGGYRRDYDLHRAVGLWLLPVTLMLALSGAYFNWYDYAEAAASTVSELTPRYPYTLPDLDAPLYDAPVPLDQIVAAAAAEGNGRGVDMIGYMPAKGVYEARVFSVDDIDSHGRQLVTVSAQTGAVLDSRHQSEGTAADAVFAWQYPLHSGKAFGGIGRFIVFVSGIAVVALNVTGITIWWRKRRSRKPRRTRPAV